In Trueperaceae bacterium, the genomic stretch CTCGACCCGAACGCCCGCGTAAACTTTGGGGTCGGCGGTGATGCGGTCCTGCAGGCCGAGGCCCTTGGCCGCTTTGCGAGCGGCTTCATCGTCCTCTGGATCGACCTTGACGGCTCGGATCTCGCTCGGGTCGCTGCCGCTCGCCGCGACCGCTTCCTTCATGAGCTGGCCCAAGACTTCGACGTAGGTGGGTCCGCGGCGCAGCGCCGCGATCCGCTCCTCGGCCTCCTGGAAGACGGCGGCGATGGCGTCGTGTTGAGCGCGAAGCGTCAGCGAGGACGCCTCGAGTTGGGCGGCGCTGCGGGCGCGCACCAGGCCCGCGGCGCTCTGCGCTTCGACGCTTCGCTTACGGCTCGCGAGCAGCGTCTCTGCTTCGGCCCTGGCGCCCTCGACGATTTCCGAGGCGCGGGTCCGCGCCTCGGAAAGGATCTGCTCGATCTCCGCGCTCGCTTCTTTCTCAAGCAGAGCAGCTAGATCCGCCACGTATCAGCCTATCTGGCCGTTGAGGAAGAAGGCGATGACGAAGGCGAAGATGATGATGGTCTCGGGGATCACCAGGTAGATGAGGACCTGACCGAAGGCCTCGGGACGTTCGGCGATGGTGCCCGCACCAGCCGAACCGATGGAGGCCTGCGCCAGACCGGTACCGACAGCGCCGAGGCCGATCGCCAAGCCGGCGCCGAGGGCCATGAGGCCCGCGCCGACCGAGTCTCCGGCGGCGGCCACCTCGGCCGCCTCCTGCGCGAAACCTGTCGCGACGAGGGCGAGAGCGGCGATGAATCCGAGAACTGCGGTTACTTTCACGGCGACTTTCTTCATGCTTTTCCTCCAAGAAGACGGAATGGCTTGTACGGGCGCCCGTTGGCGTCGTAGAAACCGAACTTGGTGAAGAACTCCACATACTGCAATCGCAGAGGCTGCAGTGTGTGTCCGATGATGGTGAGCGCCACCGCGATCAGATGCACGGCGAGCGCGACGATGATCCCCAACAGCGCGCCCACGACGGGCACCGGGAGGGCGCCGGCGATCGCGAAGCCGATGTCGGTAGCGAGATTGGCGATCAGAGCAGCCGAAAGGCCGACCGCGAACAGTCGCAGATAGCTGAGGATGTTGCCCGAGTTCGAGATGAGCTCGATGATCATCAGCGGGATGCCTGCGAGGAACACGCTCAGCAGGAATACGGCGAGGCCGGCGATCACCACGATCCAGACGGCAGTGCCGAGCGCCCCCGTGAGGAAGGCGGTGGCGAAGACCACCAGCGCGATGAGGCCCGACACCATGCCTATGCCCTCCCAGAGGTGGGCCCGGTCGTGGTGGAGCGCGCCGTAGTAGGCGCGGATCACCCAGCCGCCGATCACCTGCAGCACCCCGAAACCGATGGTGAGCAGGAGCAGCGGCGTGAACTCCTCGACACGGAAGAGCAGGATCGGGATCATGCCGTGGTCCCCGTGCGCAGGCGGGTAGAAGACCGGGTTGTCGTGCGGCCAGTGCTCGAGGAAGTTGCCGAAGAACTCTCCGTAGATGAAGCCCCAGACGATCCCCCAGACGGACGCCCAGATCACCAGCGTGCCGATGGTCGGCAGCGAAGCGGGCGGGATGACGATCCCCAGCGGTCCCAGGTCGAGAGAGCTGCCGTTCCTGCCTCGATTCCTGAGCCAGAGGCCGAGGGCGAGGAAGAGCAGGCCGAAGCCGATGTCGCCCAGGACGATCCCGAAGTAGAGCGGGAAGAAGATCGCCAGGGTCCAGCTCGGGTCGAAGCTTCCGTAGCGAGGTGGCGCGAAGAGGGAGAGCAGCATCTCGAACGGTCGAACCCAGCCCGGGTTCTCGAGCTTGACGGGCACGTCGTGATCGTGATGCTCGTTCGCGGGCCGAGAAGCGGCGACGATTCCCTGCCCGAACTGCTTGCGAAGTCCCTCGATGACCCTGCGCGTCTCGCTGGCGGGTACCCAGCCGCGGAGGGCGACGCTGTAACGGCCACTGAGCAGGTCTTCGAGTTTCTCGAAGCGGACCTGCTGGTTGAGGGCGAGCTGATGGACGGCCTGAAGGCGTCCCCCGTTCGCTTCCCGGAGTTGCCGAAGCTCCTGCTCGAGCGACTCGATCCGTCGCGGGAGGGTCTGGGACCGCTCCTCCATCACGTGCACGGCCTTCGCCACACCCTGGTCGGCGTAGCGGCCGGGAAGAGTCAGCGGACTGATTCCCAGCCTGCTGAGCGCCTGACGGAGAGTGGACTCGTCCCGCTTGAGGGCTGCGGCCGTGACGAGCGTCTGACGGCCGTAGGGACGCGAGGCGAAAGCGACGTTGCCGCCGAGGGCGTCCTCGACTTCACTACGGACCTCGGCTACGGCATCGGCGGCCACCAGGAAGGCGTACCCGCTGAGATAACGGCTGCCCTCCAGCTGAGCGAGGGTAGGAGCGAGGGTGCGGAAGAGCGGGAGGTAGGTGCGGATCAGGTCGAGTTCGTCGCGCAACCTCGAGCGCTCGGCCACGACGTTGTCGACCTGGGGGCCGAGGTCGGCGAGGTACCTCTCGATCTCGCCGACCTCACTGGGCGCTTCGCTCCGCGGCGCCGGTTCCTCGTCACGCGCGCCGAGCCCGCTCAGAAGCGTGTCGGTACGACCGACGATCTTCGACCACCGCTCACGGTTCTGGCGGTCGTCGCCTTCGAGCGTGTACCTGACCAGCGACAGACCCTCTTCGGGCTCGAGCGGGTCGACCTGCACCACCCCGAGACTCTGCAGGCTCTGCAGCAGCTCACGGGCGATGCTCCGCCGGCCCACCACCGTCAGCTGGTCCATGGGCGTGATCACGGCAGTACTCGCTCCATGACCATGTCGACCGCGCGCTCACGGTTGCCCTTCGCGCGTGCCTCTATCTTCTCGGCCTCGGCCCTGGCACGCGCGAGGATCTCCTCGCGTGCGGCCGCGCTCTGCCGCTCGGTTTCGGCCCGAGAGGAGTCGGCGAACGCGGCCGCTTCGGCACGCGCTTTCTCGAGGACGGCTGCGGCTTCCGCCTGGGCCTTCTCGATGATCGCCGCGGCGTCGCGCTTCGCCTGTTCGACCTTGGCGATCACCGCCTTCTCGTGGTCGACCAGGTTCTGAAGCAGTTGTTCACCTTGAGCTTCCAAACGGCCCTCCTTTCACCCGGACTATCCCCGTAGAACTACTTCGTGTGTGGGGTCTGAATCGGTGTCCCGAAAGACGAAAAACGCGATGGTTGAGGCACCTTCGGCGTCAACGCGAAAGCATACCAATGGCCATTTCACCGTGTCAATCGAGACATTTGTCCCCCCTGAGAAGAGCATGAGCGGGGCCGCTGGCGCTGGTACACTCTCACCCCGGATGCGCCCCCAGACTGTGCCCGACCCCCGCAATAAGGAACTCGGCGCGTACTACACCGAGGCGCGGGTCGCCAGCGCCCTCTGCCGTTGGGCGATGCGCTCGTCGTCGGGGCGTCTGCTCGACCCCGCGTTCGGCGGTGGCGTGTTCCTGAACGCGGCCGTCCAGCTGGCCGGCAGACAGGGCCTCTGGGAGCTCACCGGTGTGGAACTCGAAGAGGCAGCGCACGCCCGCTGCGCGGCTCACGGCTCAGACTCGAGGCTAATCAACGCCGACTTCTTCACGCTAGGTCGCGGCGACCTCCCGCGGATGGACGCCGTCGTGGGCAACCCGCCCTTTATCCGCTTCCAGCGCTTCACCGGTGGCGTTCGAACGCTCGCACTCCGCCGCGCCCGTGAGACCGGGATCGACCTGCCGCCACTGGCGGGCTCATGGGTGGCGTTCGTAGCCCACGCCACGACGTTCCTCGCCAACGGAGGCAGGTTGGCGATGGTGGTGCCCGCCGAGGTGGGGCACGCGCCCTCCGCTCGCCCGCTGCTCGACCTGCTGCACCGTTCGTTCGTCAGCGTGACCCTCGTCTCGTTCCGGCGCTCGCTCTTCCCTCACCTCGACCAGGAAACGGTCCTGCTCCTCGCCGACGGTTACGGGAGGGGCGAGGGGCATCTCACCTCGCTGGTACTGCCCGGTCCCGAAGCGCTCGAGCGCCCCCTTCCGCGTCAGGGCGACCTTCCGCTCGACGCACGCGCGCTCATCGAGGGGAGGTCTGCGCTGGCGCATTCTTGGCTCGAAGGTCCGACGCTCGACCTCTACACGCGGCTCGCAGAGAGGAACGAGATCATCAGGCTCGGCGACCTCGCGCGAGTCGAGAGCGGCTACGTCACCGGCGCGAACTCCCACTTCCACCTGTCGCCTCGCAAGGCCGAAGAGTGGCGCCTCCCGAATGGCGCCCTGGTGGCCGCGGTCTTCAGACCTCGCGCACTGGCCGGCTGGAGATTCGGTCTCCCCGAGTGGCAGGCGGCTTCCCTGGCCGGCCACGCCGGCTACCTGGTGCAGGCGGCCGGATTCGAAGGCGACGGAGCGGTCGGGGCTTTCATCGAGAGGCTGCGGGAAGCGGGCGTCCATACTCGCTACAAGGCCCGTCACAGGCGGCCCTGGTATCGGATCGGCAGGGTTGCGGCCCCACCGCTGATCCTTCCTTCCATGGGCTCCGGCAGCCTGCCCCTCGTCCACAACGCGGCGGCCGTGGCGGTCCCGAATACTTTCCACGCCGTTACCCCGGTGGAGGGCGCCGAAGCCGAGGCTCTGGCAGCCTGCTGGCGCACCTCGCTCACGGATCTCAGCCTCGAACTCGAGGGGCACGGGTTGGGCGGCGGCCTCCTCAAGCTCGATCCGGGCGAAGCGCGCAACGTGCTCCTGCCGTCACCGGCATTGCTGCCGGCGGGGGGTCCGGGGCGCATCGCGGCGGCAGGAGATGCCGACGCGATGCGCGAGTGTGCCGACGAACTCCTGTTGCGCGGAGCGCTGGGGCTCGACCGTCAGGAGGTAGCGGCGTTGCGACGGGCCGCCGCTGACTTGCGAGCGAGGCGGTTGCGGAAGTAGCTAGCTTCAGTCGTGCGTCGGCTCGACCTCGAGCAGGTGGAACTTCGCACGACCCGAACCGTGCCAGCCCTCTCCGTCCCGGACATCCGGGTAGAGGGCGCGGAGTTCCGCCCGGCTCTGCGGCGTCAGCCGCTCCCACTCGGGCGGGCCGAAGGTCTCACCGGCCTCGACGTCCACCGTCACGAACTTGTGGTCCCCGCTGGCCATGAAGAACATCCCAGCCACCGCAGCCTCTACGACCTCGCCGGGCCGCGGCTCGGCGATGGTCAGCACGAGGGCGTCGAAGTGAACTCCTGGAGGCGTGCCCGTGCCCGCTATCCA encodes the following:
- a CDS encoding V-type ATP synthase subunit E, giving the protein MADLAALLEKEASAEIEQILSEARTRASEIVEGARAEAETLLASRKRSVEAQSAAGLVRARSAAQLEASSLTLRAQHDAIAAVFQEAEERIAALRRGPTYVEVLGQLMKEAVAASGSDPSEIRAVKVDPEDDEAARKAAKGLGLQDRITADPKVYAGVRVEAASDSAVIENTLPGRLAALRGELAAEVAQVLLSKEG
- a CDS encoding V-type ATP synthase subunit K — protein: MKKVAVKVTAVLGFIAALALVATGFAQEAAEVAAAGDSVGAGLMALGAGLAIGLGAVGTGLAQASIGSAGAGTIAERPEAFGQVLIYLVIPETIIIFAFVIAFFLNGQIG
- a CDS encoding V-type ATPase 116kDa subunit family protein — translated: MITPMDQLTVVGRRSIARELLQSLQSLGVVQVDPLEPEEGLSLVRYTLEGDDRQNRERWSKIVGRTDTLLSGLGARDEEPAPRSEAPSEVGEIERYLADLGPQVDNVVAERSRLRDELDLIRTYLPLFRTLAPTLAQLEGSRYLSGYAFLVAADAVAEVRSEVEDALGGNVAFASRPYGRQTLVTAAALKRDESTLRQALSRLGISPLTLPGRYADQGVAKAVHVMEERSQTLPRRIESLEQELRQLREANGGRLQAVHQLALNQQVRFEKLEDLLSGRYSVALRGWVPASETRRVIEGLRKQFGQGIVAASRPANEHHDHDVPVKLENPGWVRPFEMLLSLFAPPRYGSFDPSWTLAIFFPLYFGIVLGDIGFGLLFLALGLWLRNRGRNGSSLDLGPLGIVIPPASLPTIGTLVIWASVWGIVWGFIYGEFFGNFLEHWPHDNPVFYPPAHGDHGMIPILLFRVEEFTPLLLLTIGFGVLQVIGGWVIRAYYGALHHDRAHLWEGIGMVSGLIALVVFATAFLTGALGTAVWIVVIAGLAVFLLSVFLAGIPLMIIELISNSGNILSYLRLFAVGLSAALIANLATDIGFAIAGALPVPVVGALLGIIVALAVHLIAVALTIIGHTLQPLRLQYVEFFTKFGFYDANGRPYKPFRLLGGKA
- a CDS encoding V-type ATPase subunit subunit G family protein — protein: MEAQGEQLLQNLVDHEKAVIAKVEQAKRDAAAIIEKAQAEAAAVLEKARAEAAAFADSSRAETERQSAAAREEILARARAEAEKIEARAKGNRERAVDMVMERVLP
- a CDS encoding N-6 DNA methylase translates to MRPQTVPDPRNKELGAYYTEARVASALCRWAMRSSSGRLLDPAFGGGVFLNAAVQLAGRQGLWELTGVELEEAAHARCAAHGSDSRLINADFFTLGRGDLPRMDAVVGNPPFIRFQRFTGGVRTLALRRARETGIDLPPLAGSWVAFVAHATTFLANGGRLAMVVPAEVGHAPSARPLLDLLHRSFVSVTLVSFRRSLFPHLDQETVLLLADGYGRGEGHLTSLVLPGPEALERPLPRQGDLPLDARALIEGRSALAHSWLEGPTLDLYTRLAERNEIIRLGDLARVESGYVTGANSHFHLSPRKAEEWRLPNGALVAAVFRPRALAGWRFGLPEWQAASLAGHAGYLVQAAGFEGDGAVGAFIERLREAGVHTRYKARHRRPWYRIGRVAAPPLILPSMGSGSLPLVHNAAAVAVPNTFHAVTPVEGAEAEALAACWRTSLTDLSLELEGHGLGGGLLKLDPGEARNVLLPSPALLPAGGPGRIAAAGDADAMRECADELLLRGALGLDRQEVAALRRAAADLRARRLRK
- a CDS encoding inorganic diphosphatase gives rise to the protein MSRELYERRHPHFPDKVWVVIEQPPHEPKRYRYVSERGEFFRTDDDSLAYLRGFSGAYGWIAGTGTPPGVHFDALVLTIAEPRPGEVVEAAVAGMFFMASGDHKFVTVDVEAGETFGPPEWERLTPQSRAELRALYPDVRDGEGWHGSGRAKFHLLEVEPTHD